One genomic region from Nostoc sphaeroides encodes:
- a CDS encoding dipeptide ABC transporter ATP-binding protein: MSEALFCIENLRVAYPARSGEEATWAVDDVSFTLQPGERMGLVGESGCGKSTIGRAVMRLLPASSRIEGRVTFQGQSVFDLMPNQLRKFRGETIALIFQDPMTRLDPLMTIGKHCIETLQAHSPELSTREAKEKALATLAKVNIPASRWNQYPHEFSGGMRQRVAIALALLLNPKLIVADEPTTSLDVTVSAQILKELTRLCGEENMGLLLISHDLAMVAEYCDRIGVMYNGKMVEMGSTETVFRHPQHQYTRSLLKAALHIQAVDEIGSGEWGVGSGEKKQLPIINKQSPILSVSELKQHYTIEPNFIERLFKTQTQTIKAVDGINLDIYPGEILGLVGESGCGKSTLSRTILQLIRPTSGKVEFLGQDLTKLSRQEIRSSRRQIQMVFQDPHACLNPAMTVGQSIADPLFIHNLADPVKAKEQVLWMLEKVGLTPPEVYYERYPSDLSGGQQQRVAIARALITHPKLLICDEPVSMLDASVQSQVLDLMLQLKEEFELTYLFITHDLWLARFLCDRIAVMNGGKIVELGLTKTIFANPQHPYTKTLLAAAPLLARA, from the coding sequence ATGAGTGAAGCCTTATTCTGTATCGAAAATTTGCGAGTTGCCTATCCTGCACGGAGTGGAGAAGAAGCAACCTGGGCGGTTGATGATGTATCTTTCACCTTGCAACCAGGCGAAAGAATGGGATTGGTGGGAGAGTCGGGTTGTGGTAAGTCAACTATAGGACGGGCAGTAATGCGCTTACTACCAGCCTCTAGTCGGATTGAGGGACGGGTGACATTTCAAGGACAGTCGGTGTTTGACTTGATGCCTAACCAATTGCGGAAATTTCGGGGAGAAACGATCGCCTTAATTTTTCAAGATCCCATGACACGCCTCGATCCGTTGATGACGATTGGTAAGCATTGTATTGAAACCCTTCAGGCGCACTCACCAGAATTATCAACCCGCGAAGCCAAAGAAAAAGCACTTGCTACCTTGGCAAAGGTGAATATTCCAGCTAGTCGTTGGAATCAATATCCCCACGAGTTTAGCGGGGGAATGCGTCAACGGGTAGCGATCGCTTTAGCTTTACTCCTCAACCCCAAGTTAATTGTTGCTGATGAACCCACCACCAGTTTAGATGTTACGGTTTCCGCGCAGATATTGAAAGAATTAACTCGTCTGTGCGGTGAAGAAAACATGGGATTGTTGCTGATTTCTCACGATTTAGCAATGGTGGCTGAGTATTGCGATCGCATTGGCGTGATGTACAACGGCAAAATGGTAGAAATGGGTTCTACAGAAACCGTATTTAGACACCCTCAACATCAATACACGCGATCGCTCTTAAAAGCAGCTTTACATATTCAAGCAGTAGATGAAATAGGGAGTGGGGAATGGGGAGTGGGGAGTGGGGAAAAAAAGCAATTACCGATTATTAATAAACAATCCCCAATTTTGAGTGTCAGTGAACTCAAGCAACACTACACCATAGAACCTAACTTTATCGAACGACTGTTTAAGACACAAACCCAGACAATTAAAGCAGTAGATGGTATCAACTTGGATATTTATCCCGGAGAAATTCTCGGTTTAGTTGGGGAATCAGGTTGTGGTAAAAGTACGCTATCACGGACAATTTTACAATTAATTCGTCCCACTAGTGGCAAAGTTGAGTTTTTAGGACAGGATTTAACGAAACTGTCGCGTCAAGAAATTCGCTCCTCGCGGCGACAAATACAAATGGTTTTTCAAGATCCCCATGCTTGTCTCAATCCAGCGATGACAGTGGGACAAAGTATCGCTGATCCTTTATTTATCCACAATTTAGCCGATCCCGTGAAGGCAAAAGAACAGGTTTTGTGGATGCTAGAGAAAGTTGGGTTAACACCGCCAGAAGTGTATTATGAGCGTTATCCATCAGATTTGTCTGGGGGACAACAGCAAAGAGTAGCGATCGCTCGTGCCTTGATTACTCACCCTAAACTTTTGATCTGCGATGAACCCGTAAGTATGTTAGACGCTAGCGTGCAGTCGCAAGTGCTGGATTTGATGTTGCAATTAAAAGAAGAGTTTGAGTTAACTTATCTGTTCATAACTCACGATCTTTGGTTAGCTCGATTTTTGTGCGATCGTATTGCCGTGATGAATGGCGGTAAAATTGTCGAACTTGGTTTGACAAAAACTATTTTTGCTAATCCTCAGCACCCTTATACCAAAACATTACTAGCTGCTGCCCCCCTACTAGCACGCGCTTAA
- a CDS encoding TspO/MBR family protein — protein MIPSWIIIGAVTFFVALGSFLITPRDVKWFANLSRPRWLVFEPLIPVIWTVIFISGGASAYVVWEKNPGSIITWLLMALYLLVEIITVAYIPLMLRFRSLKVGEILGLIGLISGVVLAICVLPISIMAALLLLPYLVWTPIGTYTTDELKELNPQDA, from the coding sequence ATGATTCCATCTTGGATAATAATTGGGGCTGTAACTTTCTTCGTCGCCCTTGGTAGTTTCTTGATCACACCGCGTGATGTTAAATGGTTTGCAAATTTAAGTCGCCCGCGTTGGCTAGTTTTTGAGCCGTTGATTCCGGTAATCTGGACTGTGATTTTTATTAGCGGTGGGGCTTCAGCTTATGTTGTCTGGGAAAAGAATCCAGGAAGTATAATTACTTGGCTACTAATGGCTTTGTACCTCTTGGTGGAAATTATTACCGTCGCCTACATACCTCTAATGTTGAGGTTCCGTAGTCTCAAAGTTGGTGAAATCCTTGGGCTAATCGGTTTGATTTCAGGCGTTGTCCTGGCAATCTGCGTTTTGCCGATTTCTATAATGGCGGCGCTGTTACTCCTTCCTTATTTGGTTTGGACTCCTATTGGTACTTATACCACTGACGAGTTAAAAGAATTAAATCCTCAAGATGCATAG
- a CDS encoding TspO/MBR family protein — translation MIKSWMVIGGVAFLVALAANLITPSDRQWFKRLQRPRWLTFEGAIPIIWTVIFICGAWSAYIVWEKDPRSTSTWLIMGLYLLLEIVTIAYTPVMFKLRSLKVGTILGGTGFIISALLILAVLSISGWAALLLVPYLLWSPIGTYTTWQMISLNPQDA, via the coding sequence ATGATTAAATCTTGGATGGTGATTGGGGGTGTGGCTTTCTTAGTTGCCTTAGCGGCTAACTTGATTACGCCTAGCGATCGCCAATGGTTCAAGCGCTTACAACGGCCGAGATGGCTAACTTTTGAGGGTGCGATTCCCATTATCTGGACTGTAATATTTATTTGCGGTGCTTGGTCAGCTTATATTGTCTGGGAAAAAGACCCCAGAAGCACCTCAACCTGGTTAATCATGGGTTTATACTTGCTTTTAGAAATTGTAACCATTGCTTATACACCTGTAATGTTTAAGCTCCGCAGCCTAAAAGTCGGTACAATTCTTGGTGGCACAGGTTTTATAATTTCTGCTTTATTGATACTTGCAGTCTTAAGTATTTCTGGTTGGGCAGCACTATTACTTGTTCCTTATTTGCTGTGGAGTCCCATTGGTACTTATACCACTTGGCAGATGATCAGTCTCAATCCTCAAGATGCCTAA
- a CDS encoding YdeI/OmpD-associated family protein, translating into MQQNTEINLSKSKITGVSKLNNEFSTFCPQSREEWRKWLEENHRASLGVWLIYYKVKSGKPSVRYSEAVKEALCFGWIDSKVKSLDEERYMQIFTPRKPKSVWSKLNKQYIEELIEQSLMTTVGLEKIEAAKQDGSWKTLDAIEALIIPLDLKQALEANTIAKGYFEAFSNSSKKNILFWIDNAKRPETRLKRIEQTINSAAANKNPLVR; encoded by the coding sequence ATGCAGCAAAATACAGAGATAAATCTCAGCAAAAGTAAGATTACTGGTGTATCTAAACTTAATAATGAATTTTCCACTTTCTGCCCTCAAAGCCGCGAGGAATGGCGGAAATGGTTAGAAGAAAACCATCGCGCCTCTCTTGGTGTGTGGCTCATCTACTATAAAGTAAAAAGTGGTAAACCAAGTGTTCGATATAGCGAAGCCGTAAAAGAAGCCTTATGCTTTGGTTGGATTGATAGTAAAGTCAAATCCTTAGACGAAGAACGTTATATGCAAATATTTACACCTCGAAAACCGAAAAGCGTGTGGTCAAAATTAAATAAACAATATATTGAAGAACTCATAGAACAAAGTTTGATGACTACAGTTGGTCTGGAAAAAATTGAAGCTGCAAAACAAGATGGCTCATGGAAGACTTTAGATGCGATCGAAGCATTAATTATTCCCTTAGACTTAAAGCAAGCATTAGAAGCAAATACAATTGCTAAAGGCTATTTTGAAGCATTTAGTAATTCATCCAAAAAGAATATTCTTTTTTGGATTGACAATGCAAAACGTCCAGAAACAAGGTTAAAAAGGATTGAACAAACTATAAACTCAGCAGCCGCGAACAAAAACCCATTGGTACGATAA